Proteins from one Homalodisca vitripennis isolate AUS2020 chromosome 3, UT_GWSS_2.1, whole genome shotgun sequence genomic window:
- the LOC124358436 gene encoding T-related protein-like: MRRMFPVVKISITGLDPTAMYSVLLEFVQIEQHRWKYVNGEWVPGGKAEVAPPNPIYIHPESPNFGAHWMKESVSFAKVKLTNKTNGNGQIMLNSLHKYEPRVHIVRVGTDQRRVLTYPFPETQFIAVTAYQNEEVTSLKIKYNPFAKAFLDAKERPDSNLYSRDYLPPQQPQYPQYSSTWLLPQPAVYTSSERLCRNQRSAPYPPRSSGRPSPPTTHSLEFTIQSQRVRHQDLFLPRVTRGLVNLPLVVEQSVGLLPTTPPPMQPSPSTSPPTTTTWHPFPSEPYPHFQPEYIPLQPDYTHLETVTDTERGPEVDIERYRRDSWSHLPPPPTHASL; the protein is encoded by the exons ATGAG ACGCATGTTCCCTGTTGTAAAGATCAGTATCACAGGACTGGACCCCACGGCCATGTACTCTGTTCTCCTGGAGTTTGTACAAATAGAACAACACAG GTGGAAATACGTCAACGGTGAATGGGTTCCTGGAGGTAAAGCGGAAGTGGCACCTCCCAATCCCATCTACATCCATCCCGAGTCACCCAATTTTGGGGCTCACTGGATGAAGGAGTCTGTGTCCTTTGCCAAAGTCAAGCTTACCAACAAAACAAACGGAAATGGCCAA aTAATGCTGAACTCCCTGCACAAATATGAGCCTCGAGTCCACATCGTGAGGGTTGGCACAGACCAGCGTCGCGTCCTAACATACCCTTTTCCAGAGACTCAGTTCATTGCAGTCACAGCATACCAAAATGAGGAG GTGACGTCTTTGAAGATTAAGTATAATCCTTTTGCAAAAGCATTTCTGGATGCTAAAGAGAGACCAGACTCCAACCTGTACAGCAGAGACTACCTCCCTCCCCAACAGCCTCAGTACCCTCAGT ACAGCAGCACCTGGCTACTGCCCCAGCCAGCTGTTTACACTAGCAGCGAACGTCTGTGTCGCAATCAACGCAGTGCTCCTTATCCTCCCAGGTCCAGTGGTCGACCCTCCCCTCCCACCACACACAGTTTG GAGTTTACAATACAGAGCCAGCGTGTTCGTCACCAGGACCTGTTTTTACCCCGAGTTACTCGTGGTCTAGTCAACCTTCCTTTGGTTGTGGAACAGTCAGTTGGTCTGCTTCCCACCACTCCCCCTCCCATGCAGCCTTCCCCCTCCACGTCTCCACCCACCACCACTACCTGGCATCCCTTCCCCTCCGAGCCTTACCCTCACTTCCAGCCTGAATACATTCCCCTGCAGCCTGATTATACTCACTTGGAGACTGTCACCGACACTGAGCGTGGGCCGGAGGTCGACATCGAACGGTACCGTAGAGACTCCTGGAGCCATCTGCCACCACCACCCACTCATGCTTCCTTATAG